From one Streptomyces spiramyceticus genomic stretch:
- a CDS encoding methylated-DNA--[protein]-cysteine S-methyltransferase: MDSDGQFVDWAVIGSGGAGIGPLLLAATREGLVSVVFHAGPAVRERALEQLRARLGAEVTEAPGSVRLAEPIRRLAAYFEGELRDFDLPLDWSLTSGFNRQVLRELATGVPYGTVVGYGDLAGRVGQPGAAQAVGAAMGSNPLPVVVPCHRVVESDGGLGGFGGGLETKRALLALEGVLPQPLF, from the coding sequence ATGGACAGCGATGGGCAGTTCGTGGACTGGGCCGTCATCGGCAGCGGCGGCGCCGGTATCGGGCCGCTGCTGCTCGCCGCCACCCGTGAGGGCCTGGTGAGCGTGGTCTTCCATGCCGGTCCAGCGGTACGGGAGAGGGCGCTGGAGCAACTGCGGGCGCGTCTCGGCGCCGAGGTGACCGAAGCGCCGGGATCCGTCCGGCTGGCCGAGCCCATACGGCGGTTGGCGGCGTACTTCGAGGGCGAGCTGCGCGACTTCGACCTGCCGCTGGACTGGTCGCTGACGTCCGGATTCAATCGGCAGGTGCTGCGCGAGCTGGCAACCGGCGTTCCGTACGGCACGGTCGTCGGGTATGGCGATCTGGCGGGGCGGGTGGGTCAGCCGGGGGCCGCCCAGGCGGTGGGTGCGGCGATGGGGTCGAACCCGCTGCCCGTGGTGGTGCCCTGCCACCGGGTGGTGGAGAGCGACGGCGGCCTCGGCGGATTCGGCGGCGGCCTGGAGACCAAGAGGGCGCTGCTGGCGCTCGAAGGGGTGCTGCCCCAGCCGCTGTTCTGA